TTAGTTTATAATACAAAAGAACTCTCTGTAGGTTATTTAAAGGACATCACTGTTGGTGTATGCATGCAATCGTCTTTGGATTAATCAACTTTAGTCCAAACTCCACACCTGCAATCAGCCCATGAAGTGAAATGATCAACTCCCACTTCTAAAGACAAGTAATTTGGATGACATGAGCAAAATGCTTGAGATGTTAACCTGGAGCCTGCCATCAGAGGTCCCAGCAAAGAGCTTCTGTCCATGAGCATCAGAAGCAATGGTCGTAATTCTTGTGTTCCCGCTTCCTGTTTTAACGTAAGCAATCTTCGTCAATCGGTCCTTGAGCCATACTTCAATGATTCCACATTTTGTGGCTGTAAATATGAAGTCATTGTTTACAGTGGTCTGTTGGATGTCGAGTCCGGTTGGCAAAGATCCTATGACTGCTTTGCTGGATAGTTTGAAGACCTAATGGAATTTGATTTGAGGGGAAATTTTGTTACTTTGTGAGAATTTTTGCTACTTTTGGGAGTGCAGATTTAAGATTACAAAGGAGCTTGTACCTTTCCTGCTATACCATCCACCGATGACCCGCAGGCATATAGAAGACCATTGTGGATTTCTACTGTGTAAATTGTTTGTTTGCCAAGTAGCTTTTTGGCACCAGAGTAGAATATGGATGATGTATGTGCTCTTAAATCCACCTCCTgttatcattttcaaaattctcaaAGACAATTGGtacaatttgaaatttgtaaCTTTCTTTCTCGATTTTTTCACTTGCCCTGATTTTTCTATAGCTTctttgtcaaattttattttttgtaaaagaaattttattgtcCTTCTAATGTAGAAGTTTGTGCAAACACAGTAACAAGGAACGTACATTATAAAGCATGTATGGATTTTCTACCTGGATAGAGTAACCAGAACAACCACAGTAGAGTTTTTCCCCGTCCATCGCCAGGCACTTGACTTGTTTGTTGAAGTTAATGCTCTTTGGAACCCCTGACCAATTAAAAACCTGTACAAGACCAATGTTCTTTAAGCATtacgattttatttatagcCAAGATGATCTGAGTTAAAATGCAGACCTTAACTCCATTTCCTTGAGATGAGAAGCAGGCGAAACTGGCGTTAGCTACCAGTGCCAGTACTGCCTCTTTTACATCGTGTACCTGAATGCAATGTATTTCCTCCTGTTTGATTGACCAAACCTGGCAAAAAGAAACGAGATGAAGATTATTCTTGGCAATGCATAAGCAAGTGGTACAGGATCTAAAGAACATGCCTTGGAGTTTTGACATCATCTAAAATTCTGGAAATTTTTTGACAAGTCTATAGAATAGAATCATTCTTGTGCgttctcttcttttttgctAGAACATACTTTGTTGCTCTAACTTATATCTAGTATCTTTTAACTAATATGCCTCAGGTTTTGAGTTTCAGATTTGAGCATGAAATGTGGAGACTTACTCGTATGGTTTTATCCAAAGATCCACTATATAGCTTGTCACAGGACGGAGGAACATACAGGCATGTTACAGCCTTTGAATGTTCACGAGCTTCTTGAATTAATCGAGGAGTGCTCTTTCCAGTGTCCCATACCTGATGCaaggagaaaattttcaagaatgaaagaaacgaaaaagaaaaaagaaattcttgcTGGACGTGGGAAGAATTTCAATGCCAAAACAGCATCATTGAACTTAACATGGCAGCCAATAATCGCTACATGCAGCTAAAATGGTCAAGTAATGATGCTCAACCAGATTCTTGAGTCCATCATACCTTTATAGTTCCATCAGAATGGCTGCTTATCAACCGATTTCTTATGTGTATCGTCGACAGTATTTCTCCATTCATGGACACATCTAACTCAGGACCTTCAACACAGGACCACAAATCTGCCTGCATATATATCATAAGGGTAGTGTTACTCAAGTATTGTTATGTATCAACTTTGCAGTGGACAAGGATTTGTGTACACTACTCACAGCATCAATAGAGGGTAAGTTCATCAGTGCCTTCATTATATCATGGACCACCGTGCAATTCTTCTTAAGCCTCCTCAAGGTTTTCCATATACTTTTGGCATATAAACCCATCTCTTGCAGCCCGCCTTAAACATGGACCGGTAATTTTAGTTACTGAACCAGAATGACTGCAGTGGGAAATCTACTGAATAAATGAGTATTTACCTGGTTCACTGATAAATCCTCTCAGAGCAAGTGCAGCTAATATCTTCTCCTCAAGGTTCTTTGATGATTGCAGCACATTTATGAACTTGTCAAGCAGAGATTTGCAAGCAACATCTCTTATGCCACAATCAGGAAAACTATAAAGCATATACACAAGCCATGTAGCCACAACAATACAAGACTTTGCTATATCTATTGAATTGCTTTTAAAGCATTCCTCCAAAGCTCTAAATACCATGCCTCTCTCATAGTTTGTAAGTACAAACGCCATTCTCTTCTCCCAGGTCCTTGTTGCTTTCTCCTCCTCTTTCTACGTATATGTGTTCATTAAAACTAAATGAATACCTCCAGCAAAAATGATGTTATGAAGGAAAAGTAAGCAAAGGAAGAACTACACAACTTCATACCATTGCAGCAAATTTAGTGTCACTGGTTTTGGTTTCCTCCCCTCTCATCATAGCATTGTAAGGTTGGTCAAATCCTGCTATCTTTAGTAACCAAGATTCCATGTATGGTTTCCTTGAAGCTCCTTGATGTCCTGAAAGAGATGATAGCATGCGAAGAGCCATAATTTGAGAAGAAGGGAAGTCCTTTCTCTGAAGTGCTTCTAACAATGCTTCCATGGCTTCTTCCCTATAGATGCTCATCTTGCGGGGAGCAGTCTGggattcaaaatatttaatcagaGTCCTAAATCTCTCAGTATACTTTGAAGTGTAgctaaatttacaataatgaagaaaaaccGACCAACAGATCAAgctgaagaagaaggaaagcAACAGCAGGTTTCTGCTCCATTGGGGACATTTGGAGATAAACCAAAAGGGTGTGCATGGTACTGAATGttccttcttctttaattATCTGCAAAATCTGGTTGCTCAACGTTCTCCTGTAGCCGAAAAAGTTTTAATAGGAGAATAACTTGatcacaaagaaaaaatgctCTTTTGCCCCAAAATAAACGTGTAAAGAAACAGTTTTAATAGGAGAACAACTTGATTATTCATCATTAGTAATTGAAGTTAATGCATTGTGATAGTGGTTTTGTTTATTTCTGGCATGCAGAAGAAGAGAGAACTGAATAAAGACTTGATTGTTAGGACTTACTAGAGGAAGAAGCAAccaaataatacaataaaatcaaactgcTTAGGTGGTAATTTGGAGTACGATGAAAAAATGGTGGAATAATGATTTACCTGCTCAGCTGAACCAATTCACAGAGAAACTCTACACATACTCCTCTCACACTATCATTTCCACCATGAAATAATTCAAGAACAGGAGATAACTCAATTCTGTTTGCTATTATATCCTTGCATGCTATATCAATTCTGATGCAGCATAGAAGAATTGACATAATGGACTGTCTTCCATCTACCCTATTGAGACAATTCAGCAAAGCAGGAATTCCATTCTCTGTTATAATGGTCCTTGCATTATATGATCTGTCTGTCTTGTCTCCACCTGCAACAATTTCTTCAAGCAATGCTATAGCAGCGTCTTTAGGTGCTATAACATATTGAAAATCAGCACTATCTTCACTTTTGTTAGAAATTATGTGCAGAAGAGTGGTTATTAAGTTGTGAGAAGAAAGATGAGAAAATGATGGTCTGAGTAGGTACAGAAGAACAGCAGCATCAGCAAGTCCCTTTTTCAGTAAATCAACCAAGCAATAGAAATCAGAGTCTATACTTGTCAGAAGATCACCGACACGATCATCTGCATATATCAGCCTTGACAGAATGTATACTGTTGTCCTGAGAACATCCTTGTTCAAAGATGCCGGCAATATTTCCATAAATCCATTTATGATAGTCGGTGAAGATAAATAGGAATGAATTCCTGAGTCAACATTGGAGTCCTCCCAAATCTTGGCTATTGTCAAAACTGCTGCTTCGCATTCTTTCAAGTCTTCAGAATTACAAAGACAGAGAATATAAGGTTTCAATGCATTGATCACTGTTTGAATGGAAGCTTGAGATATTACACTGGTTGGTGATGTTGACAATGCAGCTCGAGTGAATCTTTGAGGTTTGTGCTCAACATCATTGCTAATGCTTCTTTGAGATAGTAAGGACTCTGACCGCGTGTCATTCAGGGAAGTGTTGCTTAGACAGTTTCGTGGAGTTTCTGTGCATGAAAATTCCTGAGCAAGGTCAGGATGTTGCTCTTTCCAAGAGGTAATTAGCCTCTTCAGAACATAATTTGTTTTGGGAAGTGAAGCTGCAGATAGAGGTTGTCGTGTGATAGGGCATGTTGTATTTCCTCTGTTCATCCATTCTTGAATGGCTTTTCTTTCATATGTTTGTCCCGTTTCAAGAGTGACAGGATCATTGAAGATTTGGCCAGTAATAGGGCAGACAAAATCTTTCGGTGGCCTGGACTGGGATTTCAAAACCTCAGATGTCGGAGAAGATACATAATTCAGGGTCCAATCATCATCTTGAGGAGAGCTGACACAGATTCAAGACAAATTCAGCATTCCTAGATGTACATTACTTGGAACTCTCATAGGACAGGAGATAAGGCGAAAAGAGAAGAGCTTCAAGAACAGACCTCTTTGATTCTTGTTGAACTCTTTGTCTGTTTCCAACACTTCTCCTCCCGGTTTTCAACTGTCCCTGATTGTCTATGCCACTTTCAGTGTAAGCCCCGAAACACAATATGCAAATATAACTATTAGTTTAAAACTGAAATTAGGTTTGAAACATACTGCCATTTCTCCGTCTGAGTCTGCTGAGCTAAAGCTTGAATTATCAAAAGATGAAAGTGGAGAAACAGGCAGAGAATTGGAAATAGAGGAATCCATGGGACGGGCTGACAGAAGGCGTAGCATAGACTTTTGCATCTTTCGGGAATTTGTGGCTGCTCCTGGAGAATCCAAAGGAGAGCTACTCCGAGGAGATTGTTTACAAGTTGTAACCTTTATGCTTTGTGTGCTAGGTGTGGTCTCCTCGTCCTTGTTCCGACTGATGCTTCTGCTAGATACCACTGACCTAGTGTCATCATCTTTTTCTGCTCGAAAATTATTCGATACAGTTTCAGGTGATTCTTTAGCTTCCATATGGTCATCTGGATTCCCACCAGAATCTTCACATGCCTCAGGCATTTCCTCCTGACAATTAGATGCACAGAGCGAGAAATCCAGTCATTCACAAATCACAAGTGCAAAACTACAGAAGAGTTTCAGTTGACCACataataaatccaaaaatgACCTTACCGAAGCATCCCAGCCAGCAGAATTTTCAAGATTCTCTGAGATAAACGTTGTCTTCGAGCTGattgaagaaaagagaaaccaGTCCAGCATCACAGGTACTTATGAAGTTTAACGTAAAGGCAAAGAGTAAGAATGACTAATCGAAAGTTGCAACATAATGCCCTACAAGTTTCTGGAAGTTACAAATACTAGTTTTATTTACCTGGAAGCatttcttgtgttttctttGTGTTTCAGGACAGGGGAAAAGCCAGCACTCTTGGGCAAAATAGGACCAAATTTTACATAATCAGGAATCGAGCGGCTGCTAACCTCGTGCAGAGGCGTCATGGGTGGCTCAGCGATTGGCAACATGGGAATTGCCTTCCTGCTGGTGGCAGAATCATAGTTCATGCAATCTTTGTAATACTTTGCATAGAG
The window above is part of the Sesamum indicum cultivar Zhongzhi No. 13 linkage group LG7, S_indicum_v1.0, whole genome shotgun sequence genome. Proteins encoded here:
- the LOC105166048 gene encoding putative E3 ubiquitin-protein ligase LIN-1 isoform X3 — its product is MAGNYRFEMEQNDIVRSLITTVDSFIQDRLIDKEQRTQHKEQCAERLAAGNGSPDKETEVGYSDQAVLANLDWGIDALEEALNTSNLETKMARLDYAEKMLQVCAMLNSGRKTAGVPNFYLSAWAHLNLSYLWKLRNSTHNSVLHILEMFTVDPFFSRVDFAPELWKSLFLPHMSSIVGWYSEERRRILMDVIPDTSDLSFTVDFDQYFNESLILSVRPEQAERIQELEQAYGQSLDENTRLYAKYYKDCMNYDSATSRKAIPMLPIAEPPMTPLHEVSSRSIPDYVKFGPILPKSAGFSPVLKHKENTRNASSSKTTFISENLENSAGWDASEEMPEACEDSGGNPDDHMEAKESPETVSNNFRAEKDDDTRSVVSSRSISRNKDEETTPSTQSIKVTTCKQSPRSSSPLDSPGAATNSRKMQKSMLRLLSARPMDSSISNSLPVSPLSSFDNSSFSSADSDGEMAGQLKTGRRSVGNRQRVQQESKSSPQDDDWTLNYVSSPTSEVLKSQSRPPKDFVCPITGQIFNDPVTLETGQTYERKAIQEWMNRGNTTCPITRQPLSAASLPKTNYVLKRLITSWKEQHPDLAQEFSCTETPRNCLSNTSLNDTRSESLLSQRSISNDVEHKPQRFTRAALSTSPTSVISQASIQTVINALKPYILCLCNSEDLKECEAAVLTIAKIWEDSNVDSGIHSYLSSPTIINGFMEILPASLNKDVLRTTVYILSRLIYADDRVGDLLTSIDSDFYCLVDLLKKGLADAAVLLYLLRPSFSHLSSHNLITTLLHIISNKSEDSADFQYVIAPKDAAIALLEEIVAGGDKTDRSYNARTIITENGIPALLNCLNRVDGRQSIMSILLCCIRIDIACKDIIANRIELSPVLELFHGGNDSVRGVCVEFLCELVQLSRRTLSNQILQIIKEEGTFSTMHTLLVYLQMSPMEQKPAVAFLLLQLDLLTAPRKMSIYREEAMEALLEALQRKDFPSSQIMALRMLSSLSGHQGASRKPYMESWLLKIAGFDQPYNAMMRGEETKTSDTKFAAMKEEEKATRTWEKRMAFVLTNYERGMVFRALEECFKSNSIDIAKSCIVVATWLVYMLYSFPDCGIRDVACKSLLDKFINVLQSSKNLEEKILAALALRGFISEPGGLQEMGLYAKSIWKTLRRLKKNCTVVHDIMKALMNLPSIDAADLWSCVEGPELDVSMNGEILSTIHIRNRLISSHSDGTIKVWDTGKSTPRLIQEAREHSKAVTCLYVPPSCDKLYSGSLDKTIRVWSIKQEEIHCIQVHDVKEAVLALVANASFACFSSQGNGVKVFNWSGVPKSINFNKQVKCLAMDGEKLYCGCSGYSIQEAGTQELRPLLLMLMDRSSLLGPLMAGSRCGVWTKVD
- the LOC105166048 gene encoding putative E3 ubiquitin-protein ligase LIN isoform X1; protein product: MAGNYRFEMEQNDIVRSLITTVDSFIQDRLIDKEQRTQHKEQCAERLAAGNGSPDKETEVGYSDQAVLANLDWGIDALEEALNTSNLETKMARLDYAEKMLQVCAMLNSGRKTAGVPNFYLSAWAHLNLSYLWKLRNSTHNSVLHILEMFTVDPFFSRVDFAPELWKSLFLPHMSSIVGWYSEERRRILMDVIPDTSDLSFTVDFDQYFNESLILSVRPEQAERIQELEQAYGQSLDENTRLYAKYYKDCMNYDSATSRKAIPMLPIAEPPMTPLHEVSSRSIPDYVKFGPILPKSAGFSPVLKHKENTRNASSSKTTFISENLENSAGWDASEEMPEACEDSGGNPDDHMEAKESPETVSNNFRAEKDDDTRSVVSSRSISRNKDEETTPSTQSIKVTTCKQSPRSSSPLDSPGAATNSRKMQKSMLRLLSARPMDSSISNSLPVSPLSSFDNSSFSSADSDGEMAGQLKTGRRSVGNRQRVQQESKSSPQDDDWTLNYVSSPTSEVLKSQSRPPKDFVCPITGQIFNDPVTLETGQTYERKAIQEWMNRGNTTCPITRQPLSAASLPKTNYVLKRLITSWKEQHPDLAQEFSCTETPRNCLSNTSLNDTRSESLLSQRSISNDVEHKPQRFTRAALSTSPTSVISQASIQTVINALKPYILCLCNSEDLKECEAAVLTIAKIWEDSNVDSGIHSYLSSPTIINGFMEILPASLNKDVLRTTVYILSRLIYADDRVGDLLTSIDSDFYCLVDLLKKGLADAAVLLYLLRPSFSHLSSHNLITTLLHIISNKSEDSADFQYVIAPKDAAIALLEEIVAGGDKTDRSYNARTIITENGIPALLNCLNRVDGRQSIMSILLCCIRIDIACKDIIANRIELSPVLELFHGGNDSVRGVCVEFLCELVQLSRRTLSNQILQIIKEEGTFSTMHTLLVYLQMSPMEQKPAVAFLLLQLDLLTAPRKMSIYREEAMEALLEALQRKDFPSSQIMALRMLSSLSGHQGASRKPYMESWLLKIAGFDQPYNAMMRGEETKTSDTKFAAMKEEEKATRTWEKRMAFVLTNYERGMVFRALEECFKSNSIDIAKSCIVVATWLVYMLYSFPDCGIRDVACKSLLDKFINVLQSSKNLEEKILAALALRGFISEPGGLQEMGLYAKSIWKTLRRLKKNCTVVHDIMKALMNLPSIDAADLWSCVEGPELDVSMNGEILSTIHIRNRLISSHSDGTIKVWDTGKSTPRLIQEAREHSKAVTCLYVPPSCDKLYSGSLDKTIRVWSIKQEEIHCIQVHDVKEAVLALVANASFACFSSQGNGVKVFNWSGVPKSINFNKQVKCLAMDGEKLYCGCSGYSIQEVDLRAHTSSIFYSGAKKLLGKQTIYTVEIHNGLLYACGSSVDGIAGKVFKLSSKAVIGSLPTGLDIQQTTVNNDFIFTATKCGIIEVWLKDRLTKIAYVKTGSGNTRITTIASDAHGQKLFAGTSDGRLQVWSLD
- the LOC105166048 gene encoding putative E3 ubiquitin-protein ligase LIN isoform X2, coding for MARLDYAEKMLQVCAMLNSGRKTAGVPNFYLSAWAHLNLSYLWKLRNSTHNSVLHILEMFTVDPFFSRVDFAPELWKSLFLPHMSSIVGWYSEERRRILMDVIPDTSDLSFTVDFDQYFNESLILSVRPEQAERIQELEQAYGQSLDENTRLYAKYYKDCMNYDSATSRKAIPMLPIAEPPMTPLHEVSSRSIPDYVKFGPILPKSAGFSPVLKHKENTRNASSSKTTFISENLENSAGWDASEEMPEACEDSGGNPDDHMEAKESPETVSNNFRAEKDDDTRSVVSSRSISRNKDEETTPSTQSIKVTTCKQSPRSSSPLDSPGAATNSRKMQKSMLRLLSARPMDSSISNSLPVSPLSSFDNSSFSSADSDGEMAGQLKTGRRSVGNRQRVQQESKSSPQDDDWTLNYVSSPTSEVLKSQSRPPKDFVCPITGQIFNDPVTLETGQTYERKAIQEWMNRGNTTCPITRQPLSAASLPKTNYVLKRLITSWKEQHPDLAQEFSCTETPRNCLSNTSLNDTRSESLLSQRSISNDVEHKPQRFTRAALSTSPTSVISQASIQTVINALKPYILCLCNSEDLKECEAAVLTIAKIWEDSNVDSGIHSYLSSPTIINGFMEILPASLNKDVLRTTVYILSRLIYADDRVGDLLTSIDSDFYCLVDLLKKGLADAAVLLYLLRPSFSHLSSHNLITTLLHIISNKSEDSADFQYVIAPKDAAIALLEEIVAGGDKTDRSYNARTIITENGIPALLNCLNRVDGRQSIMSILLCCIRIDIACKDIIANRIELSPVLELFHGGNDSVRGVCVEFLCELVQLSRRTLSNQILQIIKEEGTFSTMHTLLVYLQMSPMEQKPAVAFLLLQLDLLTAPRKMSIYREEAMEALLEALQRKDFPSSQIMALRMLSSLSGHQGASRKPYMESWLLKIAGFDQPYNAMMRGEETKTSDTKFAAMKEEEKATRTWEKRMAFVLTNYERGMVFRALEECFKSNSIDIAKSCIVVATWLVYMLYSFPDCGIRDVACKSLLDKFINVLQSSKNLEEKILAALALRGFISEPGGLQEMGLYAKSIWKTLRRLKKNCTVVHDIMKALMNLPSIDAADLWSCVEGPELDVSMNGEILSTIHIRNRLISSHSDGTIKVWDTGKSTPRLIQEAREHSKAVTCLYVPPSCDKLYSGSLDKTIRVWSIKQEEIHCIQVHDVKEAVLALVANASFACFSSQGNGVKVFNWSGVPKSINFNKQVKCLAMDGEKLYCGCSGYSIQEVDLRAHTSSIFYSGAKKLLGKQTIYTVEIHNGLLYACGSSVDGIAGKVFKLSSKAVIGSLPTGLDIQQTTVNNDFIFTATKCGIIEVWLKDRLTKIAYVKTGSGNTRITTIASDAHGQKLFAGTSDGRLQVWSLD